Proteins encoded in a region of the Sugiyamaella lignohabitans strain CBS 10342 chromosome B, complete sequence genome:
- the KTR1 gene encoding alpha-1,2-mannosyltransferase KTR1 (Alpha-1,2-mannosyltransferase; involved in O- and N-linked protein glycosylation; type II membrane protein; member of the KRE2/MNT1 mannosyltransferase family; relocalizes from vacuole to cytoplasm upon DNA replication stress; GO_component: GO:0005794 - Golgi apparatus [Evidence IEA]; GO_component: GO:0005794 - Golgi apparatus [Evidence IDA] [PMID 8631921]; GO_component: GO:0000139 - Golgi membrane [Evidence IEA]; GO_component: GO:0000329 - fungal-type vacuole membrane [Evidence IDA] [PMID 22842922]; GO_component: GO:0016021 - integral component of membrane [Evidence IEA]; GO_component: GO:0016020 - membrane [Evidence IEA,IEA]; GO_function: GO:0000026 - alpha-1,2-mannosyltransferase activity [Evidence IDA] [PMID 9020857]; GO_function: GO:0000026 - alpha-1,2-mannosyltransferase activity [Evidence IMP] [PMID 9182588]; GO_function: GO:0000030 - mannosyltransferase activity [Evidence IEA]; GO_function: GO:0016740 - transferase activity [Evidence IEA]; GO_function: GO:0016757 - transferase activity, transferring glycosyl groups [Evidence IEA]; GO_process: GO:0097502 - mannosylation [Evidence IEA]; GO_process: GO:0006487 - protein N-linked glycosylation [Evidence IGI] [PMID 9182588]; GO_process: GO:0006493 - protein O-linked glycosylation [Evidence IGI] [PMID 9182588]; GO_process: GO:0006486 - protein glycosylation [Evidence IEA,IEA]) — protein MRIMRFLVVATLLIVVVYRLSTERVNITDYVTKSTSSTQVKGTSGALASAAAKKLDANKDQVVMKSENDKALSAPYEKASATFVSLARNSDLWDLIDSIRMVEDRFNHRYHYDWVFLNDDEFTEEFKDTISRYVSGKATFGLIPKEHWGFPEWIDKEKAALVREQMRNDKVIYGDSIPYRHMCRYESGFFWRHPALDPYKFYWRVEPHIKLFCDIDYDVFKFMEEKKLKYGFTISLYEYETTIKTLWKTTKEFIDANPQYVSPNSLMDFISDDKGETYNRCHFWSNFEVASLDFWRGEAYQKYFEHLDKAGGFFYERWGDAPVHSLAASLFLDKDEVHYFQDIGYWHNPFSNCPTEKEERLRLKCTCNPARDHDNNFTWKDYSCTPKFFNAKGLQRPKGWEDQT, from the coding sequence ATGCGCATTATGCGCTTTTTAGTGGTGGCCACTCTGCTTATTGTCGTCGTGTACAGGCTATCCACTGAAAGGGTAAATATCACTGATTATGTGACAAAATCGACTTCCTCTACCCAAGTAAAGGGGACTTCAGGCGCTTTGgcttctgccgctgccaaAAAACTGGATGCTAATAAAGACCAGGTCGTCATGAAGTCTGAAAATGACAAAGCCCTTTCTGCGCCCTATGAGAAGGCATCGGCCACTTTTGTGTCATTAGCTCGTAATTCTGATCTCTGGGACCTTATCGATTCGATCCGCATGGTTGAAGACAGATTCAATCACCGATACCATTACGACTGGGTCTTCTTGAACGATGATGAATTCACCGAGGAGTTTAAGGACACTATCTCGAGATATGTTTCTGGAAAGGCCACGTTTGGTCTAATTCCCAAGGAACACTGGGGCTTTCCTGAGTGGATTGATAAGGAGAAAGCTGCTCTTGTTCGTGAACAGATGCGTAACGACAAGGTTATTTATGGTGACTCTATTCCATACAGACACATGTGCAGATATGAATCAGGATTTTTCTGGAGACACCCTGCTCTTGATCCTTACAAGTTCTACTGGAGAGTTGAACCCCATATCAAATTGTTCTGTGACATTGATTATGACGTTTTTAAGTTCAtggaggagaagaagctcaagTACGGCTTCACTATCTCTCTATATGAATATGAGACCACCATTAAGACTCTGTGGAAAACTACAAAGGAGTTTATTGATGCTAATCCTCAATATGTTTCGCCTAACTCGCTCATGGACTTCATTTCTGATGACAAGGGTGAGACTTATAACAGATGTCATTTCTGGTCCAATTTTGAAGTAGCTAGTCTTGACTTCTGGCGTGGTGAAGCATACCAGAAGTACTTTGAGCACCTTGACAAGGCTGGTGGTTTCTTTTATGAACGATGGGGTGATGCTCCTGTCCACTCCCTCGCTGCCTCACTCTTCCTTGACAAAGATGAGGTTCATTACTTCCAAGACATTGGCTATTGGCACAATCCTTTCAGCAATTGTCCTACTGAAAAGGAAGAACGTCTTAGACTAAAATGTACTTGTAATCCTGCGCGGGACCATGATAACAACTTTACCTGGAAGGATTATAGTTGCACGCCTAAGTTTTTCAACGCCAAGGGTCTCCAGCGTCCTAAGGGCTGGGAAGATCAAACTTAG